From Burkholderia savannae, a single genomic window includes:
- a CDS encoding kelch repeat-containing protein: MTRGNALHVLALLLMAFLAACSGSDLDSTAQPPAGLNYSVPVVVYDKGTPIIPNSPHSSGGSITKYGVSPALPSGLALDPATGVIAGTPSIVAPVTIYVVTGSNSAGSVTARVQIEVEDGIAAPDSLSYPDNPVIYTTGVQISPNTPTTSGGEITQYAVEPALPAGLTLDPQTGVISGTPAAVTAPANYTITGSNSAGSAQAQVNIQVQAQTAPPTSLTYSDPAPVYVAGRVIAQDVPELAGGAATAYSVSPALPAGLSVDAQTGVISGTPQNAQPQTAYAVTASNSAGSVTAQVAITLTATGQWLSVDDLTQARYAHTATLLPNGKVLVTGGANNLGVPLSSTELYDPASNTWAAGAGMTQARSAHTATLLPNGKVLAAGGAGILFSGEVYDPASDTWTPVVAAVTTTDVRSAHTATLLPNGKVLIAGGVDDFGSALASARIYDPVSNGWTSAASMNQARRAHTATLLPNGKVLVAGGAGILFSGEVYDPASDTWTPVVAAVTTTDVRSAHTATLLPNGKVLIAGGVDGSGSALSTTKIYDPVSNGWTSAASMNQARSAHTATLLSNGKVLVAGGRGNALSSAEIYDPNNDTWTAVASMNQGRAVYAATLLSDGRVLVEGGHGSVAGFLGALSSTEAYMP; encoded by the coding sequence ATGACCCGTGGAAACGCCCTTCATGTGCTGGCTCTGCTGCTGATGGCATTTCTTGCTGCGTGCAGCGGCAGCGATCTCGATTCAACTGCCCAACCGCCCGCCGGCCTGAATTACAGCGTTCCGGTGGTCGTCTATGACAAGGGGACGCCGATCATTCCCAATTCGCCGCACAGCAGCGGCGGCTCCATCACGAAGTACGGCGTATCGCCCGCGCTGCCCAGCGGGCTTGCGCTCGATCCCGCAACCGGCGTGATCGCCGGCACCCCGTCCATCGTCGCCCCCGTGACGATTTACGTCGTCACGGGCAGCAACAGCGCCGGCAGCGTGACGGCGCGTGTGCAAATCGAAGTGGAGGACGGCATCGCGGCACCGGACAGCCTCAGCTATCCGGACAATCCGGTCATCTATACGACCGGCGTACAGATCAGCCCGAATACGCCGACGACTTCGGGTGGCGAGATCACGCAGTACGCCGTCGAGCCCGCGCTGCCGGCGGGTCTGACGCTGGACCCGCAGACGGGCGTCATCAGCGGCACGCCGGCCGCCGTGACCGCGCCGGCGAACTACACCATCACCGGCAGCAATAGCGCGGGAAGCGCGCAAGCGCAGGTCAACATCCAAGTACAGGCTCAGACTGCCCCGCCGACGAGTTTGACGTATTCGGACCCGGCGCCGGTGTACGTGGCCGGGCGCGTGATTGCGCAGGACGTCCCGGAACTCGCGGGCGGCGCCGCGACCGCGTATTCGGTGTCGCCAGCCCTGCCGGCCGGCTTGAGCGTCGACGCACAGACCGGGGTGATCAGCGGCACCCCTCAAAACGCGCAGCCCCAAACAGCCTATGCCGTCACCGCCAGCAACAGCGCGGGCAGCGTGACGGCGCAGGTTGCAATCACCCTTACCGCCACCGGACAGTGGCTATCCGTCGATGATCTGACTCAGGCGCGTTACGCCCACACCGCAACGCTGCTACCCAACGGCAAAGTGCTCGTTACGGGCGGCGCCAACAACTTGGGCGTCCCATTGTCGTCAACGGAGTTGTACGATCCGGCGAGCAACACGTGGGCGGCCGGCGCAGGCATGACTCAAGCGCGCAGCGCGCACACCGCGACGCTGCTGCCCAACGGCAAGGTGCTGGCCGCGGGCGGAGCCGGCATCCTGTTTTCCGGCGAAGTGTACGATCCCGCCAGCGATACGTGGACGCCCGTCGTCGCTGCCGTCACCACCACAGACGTGCGCAGCGCACATACCGCAACGCTGTTGCCCAACGGCAAGGTGCTGATCGCGGGCGGCGTGGACGACTTCGGCAGCGCACTGGCCTCGGCAAGAATATACGATCCCGTCAGTAACGGATGGACGAGCGCCGCCAGCATGAATCAGGCGCGCCGCGCACATACCGCGACGCTGCTGCCCAACGGCAAGGTGCTGGTGGCGGGCGGAGCCGGCATCCTGTTTTCCGGCGAAGTGTACGATCCCGCCAGCGATACGTGGACGCCCGTCGTCGCTGCCGTCACCACCACAGACGTGCGCAGCGCACATACCGCAACGCTGTTGCCCAACGGCAAGGTGCTGATCGCCGGCGGCGTGGACGGCAGCGGCAGCGCACTGTCGACGACAAAAATATACGATCCCGTCAGTAACGGATGGACGAGCGCCGCCAGCATGAATCAGGCGCGCAGCGCACACACCGCGACGCTGCTGTCCAACGGCAAAGTGCTGGTGGCGGGCGGGCGAGGCAACGCCCTGTCTTCTGCCGAGATTTACGACCCGAACAACGATACGTGGACGGCGGTTGCCAGTATGAATCAGGGCCGCGCCGTCTACGCCGCAACGCTGTTGTCTGACGGCCGAGTGCTTGTCGAGGGCGGGCACGGCAGCGTCGCCGGCTTCCTCGGCGCCCTTTCTTCGACAGAGGCATATATGCCCTGA
- a CDS encoding OmpA family protein, whose protein sequence is MKNLIIVIALSALAGCTVYSGPTVNARPVGDAAGKQFEVECTGLFVETGSCLKKARELCEIQPGSPSLHVLETIGPIGRTPDRLVFRCDAPVKPRPPIKPQPPAAIVPPPVQPPEKVLFHGDALFDFDRADLKLLGKRALDDVIRQAKGKRFRVVLVSGYTDAIGSDAYNNALSARRARTVADYLRERGLLADRVVVNGFGKSNPVASNATDDGRAQNRRVEIILERE, encoded by the coding sequence ATGAAAAATCTCATCATTGTTATTGCGCTGTCGGCGCTTGCGGGGTGTACCGTCTATTCCGGTCCGACGGTGAATGCGCGTCCGGTCGGTGATGCCGCAGGGAAGCAGTTTGAAGTCGAATGCACGGGCCTTTTTGTTGAAACCGGATCGTGCTTGAAGAAGGCTCGGGAGCTTTGTGAGATCCAGCCCGGATCGCCGTCCTTGCACGTTCTCGAGACGATCGGGCCGATTGGCCGTACGCCGGACCGGCTGGTGTTTCGTTGCGATGCGCCAGTCAAGCCCCGACCGCCGATCAAGCCTCAACCGCCGGCTGCGATTGTGCCGCCGCCTGTCCAGCCGCCGGAGAAGGTGCTGTTTCATGGCGACGCGCTATTCGATTTCGATCGCGCCGACCTCAAACTGCTTGGCAAGCGCGCGTTGGACGATGTCATTCGCCAAGCGAAGGGCAAGCGGTTTCGCGTCGTGCTGGTGTCCGGCTACACCGATGCCATCGGTTCGGATGCGTACAACAATGCGCTTTCAGCTCGCCGCGCGCGCACCGTTGCCGACTATCTGCGCGAGCGTGGATTGCTGGCGGATCGCGTGGTCGTGAATGGATTCGGCAAGTCGAATCCGGTTGCGTCGAATGCGACCGACGACGGACGCGCACAAAACCGACGCGTCGAAATCATTCTGGAAAGGGAATAA
- a CDS encoding fimbria/pilus outer membrane usher protein yields MLAAALTALSSVVRGEQAFEFDPAFLELGGGRGGADLSVYATSNRVLPGVYLVSIFVNDEAIDRRDIEFVPESREDAVPCLTARMFDEWGVNVAVLPRLAQAREDACVDIVDSVPDARVAFDSHQLRLNVTVPQAALKRRARGSVDPARWDQGINAALLDYQLSAAQYAGGNYASANSRTTLYAGLRGGINLGAWRLSHTSSFLRGLDGRDRFQIINTFVQRDIQGWNSRLMAGEGTTPSNIFDGFQFRGVQINTDETMLPDSLRGYAPTVHGVAQTNAQVTIKQNGFVIYSAYVPPGPFTIDDLYPTSSSGNLDVTITEADGHVTTFTQPYSAVPMLLRDGSWRYNVTAGQYRDGISGSHPNFAMATLARGLPGEFSLYGGVIEAGMYQSVLVGIGKNLGTVGAVSFDVTHARSAIDMADSSTVSGQAFRVLYAKAVGGWGTDFRLLAYRYSTAGYRSFADAVQLRDGSEPAALGAKRQRLEGNVNQRLGRLGSMYASVVLQTYWGSAARSTVYQLGYNGNWGRASYGLYSTYSKGNGVPSSWNVSLSLSMPLEALFGGARARATSSGTNVTYFASRNNENHFNQQVTVGGGSSDQQLNYSVGVAHSNQSDVSGTASASYLAPFGRYGASVGSGRGYSQAALTAAGGMLWHGTGLLFTQPLGDTVAVVGVPNVSGIHFEMHPGVSTNRAGEAVIPRLNPYRVNRIVIDPRRMPQDVEIRNPVSEVVPTRAAVVQAHFDSVVGFRAMFALTRPDGSSPPQGATAENDEGQALGVVGMDGETFVAGLPDIEGRFFVRWGAERQNRCHVNYTLPEQAPAGAYPAVEATCN; encoded by the coding sequence GTGCTGGCCGCCGCGCTGACCGCGCTTTCGTCCGTCGTCCGTGGCGAGCAAGCGTTCGAGTTCGATCCCGCCTTTCTCGAACTGGGCGGCGGCAGGGGCGGGGCGGACCTTTCCGTGTACGCGACGTCGAATCGCGTACTGCCGGGCGTTTATCTGGTGTCGATCTTCGTCAACGACGAGGCAATCGACAGGCGTGACATCGAGTTCGTGCCCGAAAGCCGGGAGGACGCGGTTCCTTGCCTGACCGCCCGGATGTTCGACGAGTGGGGCGTCAACGTCGCCGTGCTTCCGAGGCTGGCGCAGGCTCGTGAGGACGCTTGCGTCGATATCGTCGACAGCGTTCCCGACGCGCGCGTCGCGTTCGACAGCCATCAACTGCGTCTAAACGTGACGGTGCCTCAAGCCGCATTGAAGCGACGTGCGCGCGGATCGGTAGATCCGGCTCGCTGGGATCAGGGCATCAACGCCGCGCTGCTCGACTACCAACTGAGTGCCGCGCAATATGCGGGCGGCAACTACGCGTCCGCCAATTCGCGAACGACGCTGTACGCGGGCCTTCGCGGCGGCATCAATCTGGGCGCCTGGCGGTTGTCGCATACGTCGTCGTTTCTGCGCGGGCTCGACGGACGAGACCGCTTTCAGATCATCAACACGTTCGTGCAGCGCGATATCCAAGGCTGGAACAGCCGGCTGATGGCCGGCGAAGGCACGACGCCGTCCAACATTTTCGACGGCTTCCAGTTTCGCGGCGTACAGATCAATACCGACGAAACCATGCTGCCCGATAGCCTGCGGGGTTATGCCCCGACTGTGCACGGCGTCGCACAGACCAATGCGCAGGTGACGATCAAGCAGAACGGCTTCGTCATCTACAGCGCCTACGTGCCACCCGGGCCGTTCACGATCGACGATCTCTATCCGACATCGTCGTCGGGCAATCTGGACGTGACGATCACCGAGGCCGACGGGCATGTCACGACATTTACGCAACCCTACTCCGCGGTGCCCATGCTGTTGCGCGACGGCTCGTGGCGCTACAACGTCACGGCGGGCCAATATCGCGACGGCATTTCGGGCTCCCATCCGAATTTCGCGATGGCGACGCTCGCACGCGGCTTGCCGGGCGAATTCTCGTTGTATGGCGGTGTCATCGAGGCCGGCATGTATCAATCGGTGTTGGTCGGAATCGGCAAGAATCTCGGCACCGTCGGCGCTGTGTCGTTCGACGTGACGCACGCGCGAAGCGCGATCGATATGGCCGACAGCAGTACGGTATCCGGACAGGCGTTTCGCGTGCTTTACGCGAAGGCGGTGGGCGGTTGGGGTACGGATTTCCGATTGCTTGCGTATCGTTATTCCACTGCGGGTTATCGCAGCTTCGCCGATGCGGTGCAATTGCGCGACGGCAGCGAACCGGCCGCGCTCGGCGCGAAACGCCAACGCCTGGAAGGCAACGTGAATCAGCGTCTGGGCCGCTTAGGCTCGATGTACGCGAGCGTGGTCCTGCAGACATACTGGGGCAGTGCGGCGCGCAGCACGGTGTATCAACTCGGTTACAACGGCAATTGGGGCCGCGCCAGCTACGGACTTTATTCCACGTACAGTAAAGGAAACGGCGTGCCGTCGAGCTGGAACGTGTCGTTGTCGCTGTCGATGCCGCTGGAAGCGCTGTTCGGCGGCGCGAGAGCGCGTGCGACGAGCAGCGGCACGAATGTCACGTACTTCGCAAGCCGAAACAACGAGAATCACTTCAATCAACAGGTGACGGTTGGCGGCGGCAGCAGCGATCAGCAACTGAATTACAGCGTCGGCGTCGCGCATTCGAACCAGTCGGACGTAAGCGGAACGGCATCGGCGAGTTACCTTGCGCCGTTTGGCCGCTACGGCGCATCGGTCGGCAGCGGTCGCGGATATTCGCAGGCCGCGCTCACGGCGGCGGGTGGAATGCTGTGGCACGGGACGGGACTGCTATTCACGCAGCCGCTCGGCGATACCGTGGCGGTCGTGGGAGTTCCGAACGTGAGTGGAATCCACTTCGAAATGCATCCTGGCGTGAGCACGAATCGGGCCGGCGAAGCGGTGATTCCGCGTCTGAATCCATACCGCGTCAATCGCATCGTCATCGACCCGCGCCGCATGCCGCAGGATGTGGAAATCCGCAATCCGGTGAGCGAGGTGGTGCCGACTCGCGCCGCGGTCGTTCAAGCCCACTTCGATTCGGTCGTCGGCTTCCGGGCGATGTTCGCACTGACGCGCCCGGACGGCTCATCTCCTCCGCAGGGGGCGACGGCCGAAAACGACGAGGGGCAGGCGCTCGGCGTCGTAGGGATGGACGGCGAGACGTTCGTGGCCGGATTGCCGGATATCGAGGGGCGCTTTTTCGTTCGCTGGGGCGCGGAGCGGCAGAATCGATGCCACGTGAACTACACGCTGCCCGAGCAAGCGCCGGCCGGCGCGTATCCGGCCGTGGAGGCGACATGCAATTGA
- a CDS encoding YadA-like family protein produces MNKIFKTVWCEETRTWVAASEHAVGRGGRASSVVESAGGLKKVLKLSLLGAASLVAMGVVGPFAGEAMAANNTGLCLTYNGGKNNVAGSGGLITGNGCNSAGWINGMVAGGSTNWMGMTADDTQIVLDGSAGSIYFRTGGVNGNVLTMSNATGGVLLSGLAAGVNSTDAVNMSQLTSLSTSTATSITSLSTSTATSIASISTSLLSVGVGVVAQDSATGAISVGANSPGLTVNFAGGQGARTLTGVAAGVNDTDAVNVSQLTSLSTSASTGLSTADSGIASLSTSLLGAASDLTSLSTSASTGLSTADSGIASLSTSLLGTADDVTSLSTSLGTVNANLAGLQTSMENVVSYDDSSKSTITFGGVGATTPVLLTNVAAGAISATSTDAVNGSQLYTLQQDFSQQYSLLTSQVSSLSTSVSDLQGSVAANTGTASGDNSTASGDNATASGTNSTANGSNSTASGDNSTASGTNASATGDNSTATGTDSTASGDNSTANGANSTASGDNSTANGTNASATGDNSTATGTDSAASGSNSTANGANSTASGDNSTASGTNASATGDNSTATGTDSTASGSNSTANGANSTASGDNSTASGTNASATGDNSTATGTDSTASGSNSTANGANSTASGDNSTASGTNASATGDNSTATGTDSAASGSNSTANGANSTASGDNSTANGTNASATGENSTATGTDSTASGSNSTANGTNASATGENSTATGTDSTASGSNSTANGANSTASGDNSTANGTNASATGENSTATGTDSTASGSNSTANGTNASATGENSTATGTDSTASGSNSTANGTNASATGENSTATGTDSTASGSNSTANGANSTASGDNSTANGTNASATGENSTATGTDSTASGSNSTANGANSTASGDNSTANGTNASATGENSTANGANSTASGAGATATGENAAATGDSATATGNNASASGTSSTANGANATASGDNSTANGANSTASGNSSSAFGENAAAAGDSSTALGVNTVASGTTSTAAGANASATGDSSTALGGNAVASGDNSVATGAGATASGANSSAYGTNSSATGTDSVAVGQGAMASGSNSVALGTGSVASEANTVSVGSAGNERRITNVAAGVNATDAVNVGQLNSAVSGIQNQMTGMQSQIDTLSRDAYSGIAAATALTMIPDVDPGKTLAVGVGTANFKGYQASALGATARITQNIKVKTGVSYSGSNYVWGAGMSYQW; encoded by the coding sequence ATGAACAAGATTTTCAAAACGGTATGGTGCGAAGAGACGCGTACGTGGGTTGCGGCGTCGGAGCACGCAGTGGGGCGCGGTGGTCGCGCTTCGAGCGTCGTGGAATCCGCCGGCGGACTGAAAAAAGTGCTCAAGCTGTCGCTGCTGGGCGCTGCATCGCTGGTTGCGATGGGCGTTGTCGGGCCGTTTGCCGGCGAGGCAATGGCTGCGAATAACACCGGTCTGTGCTTGACGTACAACGGCGGTAAAAACAATGTTGCCGGCAGCGGGGGCCTTATAACCGGGAACGGTTGTAATTCGGCCGGTTGGATCAATGGCATGGTCGCGGGTGGCTCGACGAACTGGATGGGGATGACCGCGGACGACACGCAGATCGTTCTCGACGGCAGTGCGGGCAGCATTTATTTCCGGACGGGCGGCGTGAACGGCAACGTGTTGACGATGTCGAATGCGACCGGCGGCGTATTGCTCAGTGGCCTTGCTGCCGGTGTGAATTCGACCGATGCAGTCAACATGTCCCAGTTGACCTCGTTGTCGACCTCGACGGCAACCAGCATCACTTCGCTTTCGACCTCGACGGCAACGAGCATCGCTTCGATTTCGACGAGCCTTCTTTCGGTCGGCGTGGGCGTCGTGGCGCAAGATTCAGCGACCGGAGCGATCAGTGTCGGCGCCAATTCGCCGGGCCTGACGGTGAATTTCGCGGGAGGCCAGGGTGCGCGCACGCTGACGGGCGTTGCCGCCGGCGTCAACGATACGGATGCGGTGAACGTCAGCCAGCTGACGTCGCTGTCGACGAGCGCGTCGACGGGGCTTTCCACCGCTGATAGCGGCATCGCGTCGCTGTCGACGTCGCTGCTCGGCGCGGCGAGCGATCTGACGTCGCTGTCGACGAGCGCGTCGACGGGGCTTTCCACCGCTGATAGCGGCATCGCGTCGCTGTCGACTTCGCTGCTCGGCACTGCAGACGATGTGACGTCGCTGTCGACGAGCCTCGGCACGGTCAACGCGAATCTGGCCGGCTTGCAGACGTCGATGGAGAATGTCGTGTCCTACGATGATTCGTCGAAATCCACGATCACCTTCGGCGGCGTGGGCGCCACGACGCCGGTCCTCCTGACGAACGTGGCGGCGGGCGCGATTTCGGCAACCAGCACGGATGCGGTGAACGGTTCGCAGCTCTACACGCTCCAGCAGGATTTCTCGCAACAGTACAGTCTGCTGACGTCGCAAGTCTCGTCGCTCAGCACGTCGGTGTCGGATCTGCAAGGCAGCGTCGCGGCGAACACGGGAACCGCTTCGGGCGACAACAGCACCGCGAGCGGCGACAACGCGACCGCGTCGGGGACGAACAGCACGGCCAATGGTTCGAATTCGACCGCGTCGGGCGACAACAGCACGGCGAGCGGCACGAATGCGTCGGCGACGGGCGATAACAGCACGGCAACCGGCACGGATTCGACCGCGTCGGGCGACAACAGCACGGCGAATGGTGCGAACTCGACCGCGTCGGGTGACAACAGCACGGCCAACGGCACGAATGCGTCGGCGACGGGCGATAACAGCACGGCGACCGGCACGGATTCGGCCGCGTCGGGTAGCAACAGCACGGCGAATGGTGCGAACTCGACCGCGTCGGGCGACAACAGCACGGCGAGCGGCACGAATGCGTCGGCGACGGGCGATAACAGCACGGCAACCGGCACGGATTCGACCGCGTCGGGTAGCAACAGCACGGCGAATGGTGCGAACTCGACCGCGTCGGGCGACAACAGCACGGCGAGCGGCACGAATGCGTCGGCGACGGGCGATAACAGCACGGCAACCGGCACGGATTCGACCGCGTCGGGTAGCAACAGCACGGCGAATGGTGCGAACTCGACCGCGTCGGGCGACAACAGCACGGCGAGCGGCACGAATGCGTCGGCGACGGGCGATAACAGCACGGCGACCGGCACGGATTCGGCCGCGTCGGGCAGCAACAGCACGGCGAATGGTGCGAACTCGACTGCGTCGGGCGACAACAGCACGGCCAACGGTACGAACGCATCGGCGACGGGCGAGAACAGCACGGCAACGGGTACGGATTCGACCGCGTCGGGCAGCAACAGCACGGCCAACGGTACGAACGCATCGGCGACGGGTGAAAACAGCACGGCGACCGGCACGGATTCGACCGCGTCGGGTAGCAACAGCACGGCCAACGGTGCGAACTCGACTGCGTCGGGCGACAACAGCACGGCCAACGGTACGAACGCATCGGCGACGGGCGAGAACAGCACGGCAACGGGTACGGATTCGACCGCGTCGGGCAGCAACAGCACGGCCAACGGTACGAACGCATCGGCGACGGGTGAAAACAGCACGGCGACCGGCACGGATTCGACCGCGTCGGGTAGCAACAGCACGGCCAACGGCACGAACGCGTCGGCGACGGGCGAGAACAGCACGGCGACCGGCACGGATTCGACCGCGTCGGGTAGCAACAGCACGGCCAACGGTGCGAACTCGACTGCGTCGGGCGACAACAGCACGGCCAACGGTACGAACGCATCGGCGACGGGCGAGAACAGCACGGCGACCGGCACGGATTCGACCGCGTCGGGCAGCAACAGCACGGCGAATGGTGCGAACTCGACCGCGTCGGGCGACAACAGCACGGCCAACGGCACGAACGCATCGGCGACGGGTGAAAACAGCACCGCCAACGGCGCGAACTCGACCGCATCCGGCGCGGGCGCGACGGCAACGGGCGAAAACGCCGCGGCTACCGGCGACAGCGCGACGGCGACGGGCAACAACGCGTCGGCGTCGGGCACGAGCAGCACGGCCAATGGCGCAAACGCAACCGCGTCGGGCGATAACAGCACCGCCAACGGCGCGAACTCGACCGCATCCGGCAACAGCAGCTCGGCGTTCGGTGAGAACGCGGCGGCAGCCGGCGACAGCAGCACGGCCCTCGGCGTCAACACGGTTGCTTCCGGTACGACGAGCACCGCTGCCGGCGCGAATGCTTCCGCCACCGGCGATTCGAGCACGGCGCTGGGCGGAAACGCGGTTGCGTCGGGCGACAACAGCGTCGCGACGGGCGCCGGTGCGACGGCGTCGGGCGCGAACAGCTCGGCGTACGGCACGAACTCGAGCGCGACGGGTACGGACAGTGTCGCCGTCGGTCAGGGCGCGATGGCGTCGGGATCGAATTCGGTCGCGCTTGGCACGGGTTCCGTTGCGTCGGAGGCCAATACGGTGTCGGTCGGTTCCGCGGGCAACGAGCGCAGGATCACCAACGTCGCGGCCGGCGTCAATGCGACGGACGCCGTCAACGTCGGCCAGTTGAACAGCGCCGTGTCGGGCATCCAGAATCAGATGACCGGCATGCAAAGCCAGATCGATACGCTCTCGCGCGACGCCTATTCCGGCATCGCGGCCGCCACCGCGTTGACGATGATTCCGGACGTGGACCCGGGCAAGACGCTGGCCGTGGGCGTAGGCACGGCCAACTTCAAGGGCTATCAGGCGTCCGCGCTCGGCGCGACCGCTCGTATCACCCAGAACATCAAGGTGAAGACGGGCGTGAGCTACAGCGGCAGCAACTACGTGTGGGGCGCCGGCATGTCGTATCAGTGGTAA
- a CDS encoding fimbrial protein, whose amino-acid sequence MQLKRESLVRPLGFFRMRRVACCLWIAAAALPMGARAATCEGDKTLVTLPAIAVASDAPIGTVLWSQSSIGFSTYCTLGWIDTSNIYVWRTDLSSTLQQYGLTFWLTYEGQGGNTAQQIKSPLVVDLGGKAGYASGTVGLELRKTGATPAQGVVSAADMPAFYLDSNTNNKKGSHYIRGLASISFVSYTCDIDTGSRSMTVPLGDVRVDRFTGIGSSFADRNFSIGLTCTQPSGTYNVALTFSATADSSGAPGVLAITQSEAAATGVGIQLLMNGSPVTFGSELDAGSATAGTTLAIPMTARYYQTGSVITPGAANGIATFTISYK is encoded by the coding sequence ATGCAATTGAAACGGGAATCGCTCGTGCGGCCGCTTGGTTTCTTTCGCATGCGCAGGGTGGCGTGCTGCTTATGGATTGCCGCCGCCGCACTGCCGATGGGTGCGCGCGCGGCGACTTGCGAAGGCGACAAGACGCTCGTCACGCTTCCGGCCATCGCGGTCGCGTCCGATGCGCCGATCGGGACAGTGTTGTGGAGCCAGAGCAGTATCGGCTTCAGCACGTATTGCACGTTGGGTTGGATCGACACCAGCAATATTTATGTTTGGCGCACCGACTTGAGCTCGACGCTTCAGCAATACGGGCTGACCTTCTGGCTGACCTACGAGGGGCAGGGCGGAAACACTGCGCAGCAAATCAAGAGCCCGCTGGTCGTCGATCTCGGCGGCAAGGCCGGCTATGCGAGCGGAACTGTCGGCCTGGAATTGAGGAAGACGGGCGCGACGCCCGCGCAAGGCGTTGTCAGCGCGGCGGACATGCCGGCCTTCTATTTGGACAGTAATACGAACAACAAGAAAGGTTCGCATTACATTCGCGGTCTAGCCAGCATTTCGTTCGTTTCCTATACCTGCGACATCGATACGGGATCGCGCAGCATGACCGTTCCCCTCGGCGACGTGCGCGTCGACCGCTTCACGGGGATCGGCTCCTCCTTTGCGGACCGGAATTTCAGCATCGGCCTCACGTGCACTCAGCCGTCCGGCACGTACAACGTCGCGCTGACGTTTTCCGCGACGGCAGACAGTTCCGGCGCGCCCGGCGTTCTGGCGATCACGCAAAGCGAGGCGGCGGCGACCGGCGTCGGCATTCAACTGCTGATGAACGGCTCGCCGGTGACGTTCGGTTCCGAACTCGATGCCGGCAGCGCGACCGCAGGCACAACGCTGGCGATTCCGATGACGGCGCGCTATTACCAGACCGGCAGCGTCATCACGCCGGGCGCGGCGAACGGCATCGCGACGTTCACCATCAGCTACAAGTGA
- a CDS encoding fimbrial protein, with the protein MKAKRMQRGVVAVLLSMLSVGAAYSQTATTGTINFTGSITDVPCEIDTTATSSAVTMAKVFANDFSGVGSTTGTTAFKIVLKNCGASTSGATVLFTGTTDTANPEALQTTVGGAGGVALQLVDDTGTPISIGTSSKEYTIAEGDNTFNFAARYIATSATVTGGAANATAVFALTYK; encoded by the coding sequence ATGAAAGCAAAACGAATGCAACGCGGGGTAGTGGCCGTTCTGCTGTCGATGCTCTCCGTCGGCGCGGCTTATTCGCAAACTGCCACGACCGGTACGATCAATTTCACCGGTAGCATCACCGATGTCCCGTGCGAAATCGATACGACCGCCACCAGCAGCGCCGTCACCATGGCGAAGGTCTTTGCGAACGACTTCAGCGGCGTGGGATCGACCACCGGCACCACGGCGTTCAAGATTGTCCTCAAGAATTGCGGTGCGTCGACGTCGGGGGCGACGGTGCTGTTCACGGGCACCACGGACACGGCCAATCCCGAGGCGCTGCAAACGACCGTCGGCGGGGCGGGCGGCGTCGCGCTCCAGCTCGTCGACGACACGGGCACGCCGATCAGCATCGGCACGAGCAGCAAGGAATACACGATCGCCGAGGGTGACAACACGTTCAACTTCGCAGCGCGCTATATCGCGACATCGGCAACCGTGACGGGCGGCGCGGCGAACGCCACCGCCGTGTTTGCGCTGACGTACAAGTAG
- a CDS encoding fimbrial biogenesis chaperone has translation MRLSIICHAAFAAALALGGVEAYAGIQVGGTRVVFDAKADARDTSVAVRNKGETPYVIQIFVDDGNGNTRRMPFTVTPPLFRLDGGKEQRVSVRYVKRGAGLPQDAESVYWLNVKEIPPTQKRKADVNTLKIAVLTRIKLFYRPAGLRGSAADAPPQLKWSVVPSPIGQGAALKVSNPTPYHVTFSTIEIQAAQNASINADMVNPKSELIVPIPLRAISHVGPVKFSYTTINDYGAVTQATEVTAQPAGTPDAPPQ, from the coding sequence ATGCGCCTGTCTATCATTTGTCACGCCGCTTTTGCTGCCGCCCTCGCGTTGGGCGGCGTCGAAGCGTATGCCGGCATTCAGGTCGGCGGTACGCGCGTGGTGTTCGATGCAAAAGCCGACGCGCGCGATACGTCGGTTGCGGTGCGCAATAAAGGCGAGACGCCGTATGTGATTCAGATCTTCGTCGATGACGGAAACGGGAACACCCGGCGCATGCCGTTTACGGTCACGCCGCCGCTCTTTCGTCTGGACGGCGGCAAGGAGCAGCGTGTGAGCGTGCGCTACGTGAAACGGGGTGCAGGTTTGCCGCAGGACGCCGAATCCGTCTACTGGCTCAACGTGAAGGAAATCCCGCCCACGCAGAAGCGCAAGGCGGACGTCAACACGCTGAAGATCGCGGTCCTCACGCGCATCAAGCTCTTTTACCGGCCTGCCGGTTTGCGCGGCAGCGCGGCCGATGCGCCGCCGCAACTCAAATGGTCGGTCGTGCCGAGCCCGATCGGGCAGGGCGCGGCGTTGAAGGTCAGCAATCCGACGCCGTATCACGTGACCTTCTCGACCATCGAAATCCAGGCCGCGCAGAACGCAAGCATCAACGCGGACATGGTGAACCCCAAGAGCGAGCTGATTGTCCCGATTCCTCTCAGGGCGATCTCGCATGTCGGTCCGGTCAAGTTCAGCTATACGACGATCAACGATTACGGCGCCGTCACCCAGGCGACGGAGGTGACCGCGCAACCAGCCGGAACGCCGGACGCGCCACCGCAATAA